The Euzebya rosea sequence GGCGGGGGTGTAGGTGACCCTCGCTCCGTCGTGGGTGGCGCTGCCGTTGACCGGCGGGTCGAGGAGGACGATCGTCAGCGGGTCCCCGTCGGGGTCGCGGTCGTTGGCCAGCACGTCGATGGTCGTTGCGGTGTCCTCGTCGGTCGTCGCCTGGTCATCGGTGGCGATCGGTGCGTCTGGGGTGGGGACGACCGTGATGGTGACCGTGGCCGGGGCAGAGCGGTCCTCGCCGTCATCGGTGGCGAACCGCAGCTCGTCGGTGCCCGCGTAGTCCGGGTCGGGGGTGTAGGTCCGTGTGTTCCCACTCCCGGTCAGCGACCCGTGGGCCGGGTGGGAGAGGATGTGCCAGGCCAGCGGATCGCCGTCGGGATCACTGCCCGACAGGACGACCTGGACGGGGGTGTCCTCGTCGGTGGTCACGCTGCCGTCGGCGGCGACTGGGGGTGCATTGACCCGGTTGACCGTCACCTCGACGGCACCGATCGTGCACCGCGGGTCGGGGCTGCCCGCGGTGGTGCCGTCGTCGCAGACCGTCGCGGTAAAGGTGGCCAGTCCTTCGTAGCCGGTGTCCGGGGTGTAGGTGATCAGCCCCGTGTCGCTGTCCAGGCGCGCGGTGCCGTGGGAGTCGGGGCCGACGCTGACCGCGGTGAGGGCGAGGGCCTGGGTGGACTCGTTGTCCGGGCCGGGCAGGTCGTTGCCAAGGAGGTCGGCCACCGCGAGGTCGACGGGCACGTCCTCGTCGGTGATGGCCGCGTCCGGACCGACGAGCGGCGGGTCGTTGACCTCGGTGACCGTGACCGTGACCCAGTCGTGGTCGATTCCACCGGCCCCGTCGTCGATCCGGTAGGCGAAGGTCGCAATGCCGTTGCCGTCGGGGACGGGGGTGTAGTGCGCGGTTCCGGCGTCGGTGTCGATCGTCGTGTCACCGCCGTCGTCTGGCTGCGTGATGCCGGTGGCCGTCACGCTGTCGCCGTCGATGTCGATGACGTCGTTGAGCAGGTCGATGGTGGCGGACGTGTCCTCCGCGATCGTGGCCAGGTGGGGCGCGGCAGTGGGCCGGTCGTTGGCCGGGGCCACGACCACGGTGACGGTGGCGGGGGGCGACACGGCCTCGCCGTCGGTGGCGAGGAGGGTGAAGGTGTCGGTGCCGTGGAAGTCGGCGTCCGGCGAGTAGACGACGCCGGTGCCCTCGAGGTGTGCCGTCCCGTGGGTCGGCGTGACGTCCACGGCGAGGGTGGTCAGGTCCCCGTCGGCGTCGTTGGCCTGCGAGGACACGACGATCGGGACGTCCTCGTCCGTGACGGCGTCGGTGCTGCCCAGCGTGGGCGGGGTGTTGGCAACGCCGTCACGGGCTGGTGCGACGTGCAGCTGCACCGTGGCCGCCGGTGAGTCGTGGGCACCGTCGGAAGCCGTGTAGCGGAAGGTGACGAGGCCGACGTGGTCCGTGGGTGGGGTGTACTCGAACGCACCGTCGGGCTGGAGAACGAGGGTGCCTACCGTGACGTCCTCGACGAGCGCGGCTGCCAGCGCATCGCCGTCAGGGTCGGTGTCGTTGCCCAGCACTCCGGGCGCCGGGACGGTGATGGTGCGGCCCTCGGTGAGGTGGAATCGGTCGTCGGTGGAGAACGGCGCATCCGGTGCGGGCGCGGTGCCTGCGGTCGCGTCGTACAGCGGGCCGTCGTCGACGGCAGCGCCCCGGGGCCCCCTGCTGTGCGGGACCGCCACGGTGGCGGTGACCTGGCATGCCCCACCCAGGTGGTCGGTGGCGGTCCAGGTGACGTGGTACACGCGGCCGTTCCCGCCGCCCTGCCGTTCTGCACGAAGGCTGGCGGTCCCCGTGCCGATACCCGAGCCATCGGGAGAGCCGGTGCCGTCGCCGTTCGCCTCGACCGGCTCGTCGGCGCGGATCTGGGTGACGACGACGTCGATGGGGTCACCATCGCCGTCGACGACCCCGTCGAGGGTGACGTCGACCACGCGGTGGTCGGGCGGCCACAGCTCACCGGTGGAAGGCGCGGCGGCGCTGCAGTCGGGGGGCTGGTTCAGGACCCTGACGGTCAGGCCGCCGGTTCCGGTGGCGCCGTCGGCATCAGTGACGTCGAGCCTCGCCTCGTAGGTTCCGGGGGTCGTGAAGGACAGCGTGTGACCCGCCGTCTGCCCGTGCTCGAGGTCGGCATCCACCGGGTCGCCGATGGGGTCGCCGGTATCCCGGTCGGCGATCGTCCAGCGGGTGGCATAGCGGTCGTCCAGCGACCCGGCAGGGTCTGCGAAGCGCCCGTTCAGGGCCACGAGCTCGTCACGGAAGACGGTGCGGTCACGGCCAGCTGACACCTGCGGGGCGACGTTGAGGACGTCCACGGTGGCGGTATCGGTGGCGCACTGACCCAGGACGTCGCAGACCCTGGCCGTGACCACGAGGGAGGTGGGACCATCGATGTCGACGGTCGACAGCCGCGGCGTGCGGCCCGGCGTCTCGAAGGTCCCATCACCGTCGAGGTCCCAGTCGTGGATGGCCGGCTGGGCGTCGGGGGCAACGGTGCCGGTGGCCAGGAGGGTCAGGGCCGCGCCCTCGTCGACGGTGTAGGGACCGCCGGCGTCGACGGTGGGGGCCGGGCAGAGGTCGTCGTTGGTCTCCTCGCGGATGTCGGCAAAGGCGGTGATGAGGTCCTGCGCGGCCTCGGCGTAGACGTAGCGCCCCCCGGTGGGCTCGGCGACCCCCCGCAGGAAGCCCGCGTTGTGTCCCCGACCGAGACCGACGGCGTAGATCACCACGCCTTCGTCGATCGCCCGCTGGGTCAGGCCGTTGGAGTACGAGCCCTGCCCGTCGGTCAGCAGGATGAGGTACTGGGGACGGTCGGGGTCCGGGGTTGCGGCAAGGGCGTTGAGCCCCGTCTGCACGCCGGCACCGATGTTCGTGCCACCGCTTGCGGCGCCGGCGGAGGTGAGCCGCTGCTTGACCAGGTCGCGGTCCGCGGTCAGGGCCTGCAGCAGGCTTGCGCTGCTGGAGAACCGGACGGCCGCCCCCTGATCACCGTCGATGAAGGCGTCCACGAAGTTCTGGGAGGCGGTGACACGGATCCGCTGCGGATCGTTGCTGCTCATCGAGCCCGACGTGTCGATGACGAACGCGAAGTCCGCGGCCCCACCGGTGGCGCCTCCGTCCTGGGGATCACAGAACGGCGCTGCTGAGGGCTGCGCCGACGCCGGCAGCCCAGTCAGCAACACGCCCAGCACGACAACGATCGCCGCAGCGCGACGCGAACGATTCCCACCCATCCCGCAATCCCCTTGACCCCGCCGCCTGCCGACCGTCGGTCAGACACTAGTCACGGTAGGTCATGCCCCCGGATGGTGGCAAGGACGGACAGGTTCCGATCAGCACGGTCCGCAACGACCGCACCCTGCCAGCAGATCTCGCCGTCGGTGTTGGAGGGAGAGCTGCGGTCGGCTCGACGTGTCGCTAGTTCAGGGTGATCGCCAGCTGTGAGGCCAGCAGGGCCCGGATGGCCGGGGCGCCGAGGTCGTCGACCTCGTGGCGGGTGTTGCCGGCGTCGATGGCGGCGACCAGCTCGTCGTAGGGGTTGACCCGGCCGGAGGCGCCCCAGTCGTAGCCCTCCCAGATCTCGAAGTGGATGTGGTCCACGCCGCAGTCGGCGTTGCCGGAGGAGCCGGTGTAGCCGATGTGCTCCCCGGCTTCGACACGGACGCCCTCGAGGGTGCCGCGCTGCCGGAGCTCCTCGACGAGCCGTGGGGCGAAGGCGTGCTCGACCCCGCCGAGGCCGTCACAGCCGTTGGGCCGGTGGGGGGTGTCGTCGTTGAGGTGGATGTAGAGGTACCCGCGGCCGTCGTCGCCGGCGATCGCCAGGTAGTAGTCCC is a genomic window containing:
- a CDS encoding M23 family metallopeptidase, encoding MPVLRRLSPFLLIAVMALLPSTASALPLGPTAPTDSLTTEPEDDADAEPDAEEGIFFPVRLPLDAMDNTWGAPRSGGRSHQGTDILAPQMAPAYATVDGEIIRARGEDCVDGQVCRDYYLAIAGDDGRGYLYIHLNDDTPHRPNGCDGLGGVEHAFAPRLVEELRQRGTLEGVRVEAGEHIGYTGSSGNADCGVDHIHFEIWEGYDWGASGRVNPYDELVAAIDAGNTRHEVDDLGAPAIRALLASQLAITLN